In one Solanum lycopersicum chromosome 11, SLM_r2.1 genomic region, the following are encoded:
- the LOC101254271 gene encoding protein LATERAL ROOT PRIMORDIUM 1 isoform X1, protein MWSASASSRQMQINYGLQPTEMGMFVVHPASFHQNHENTINFDPHGNSNDNSNLSNTNTSLGVGVGVIPLLTATPLSNMVTFDDQDLVRNNRGGNNGGFQFFSNEQQQNSTTNYNTKNSTSSNNIILGGGGSISSTTCQDCGNQAKKDCTHRRCRTCCKSRGYDCNTHVKSTWVPASRRRERQLMGASTTTTTTNRNVVAAGSSSQSTSSAKKPRLVNSQTTTTASHTSTSNNTPPRSFDTSSSHQDASFKGSLPGQVRAPAVFKCVRVTSVDEGEDEYAYQAVVKIGGHVFKGFLYDQGLDEPKDNNNFPNLSDLHLGAVATNEHLYAASTSGGGGLLGGGSNYGNQIN, encoded by the exons ATGTGGTCTGCATCAGCATCGTCTAGACAGATGCAGATCAACTATGGCCTCCAACCTACAGAAATGGGTATGTTTGTTGTACATCCAGCATCTTTTCACCAAAACCATGAAAACACAATCAATTTTGATCCACATGGTAATAGTAATGACAACTCCAATCTCTCTAATACAAACACATCTCTTGGTGTTGGGGTTGGTGTCATCCCACTCCTCACAGCTACTCCTTTATCAAACATGGTTACATTTGATGATCAAGATTTGGTTAGAAATAATAGAGGTGGAAATAATGGTGGGTTTCAATTCTTCTCAaatgaacaacaacaaaattccACTACTAATtataatactaaaaatagtaCTAGTAGTAACAATATTATTCTTGGAGGTGGGGGTTCAATTTCATCAACAACTTGTCAAGATTGTGGTAATCAAGCAAAAAAAGATTGTACACATAGAAGATGTAGAACTTGTTGTAAGAGTAGAGGTTATGATTGTAACACACATGTAAAGAGTACTTGGGTACCAGCTTCAAGAAGGCGTGAGAGGCAACTAATGGGtgcatcaacaacaacaacaacaacaaatagaaATGTTGTAGCAGCTGGATCTTCTTCCCAATCAACATCAAGTGCTAAGAAACCTAGACTTGTCAATTCTCAAACAACTACAACAGCTTCACATACTTCTACTTCAAATAATACACCTCCAAGAAGTTTTGACACTAGCTCTAGTCATCAAG atgCAAGTTTTAAAGGTTCATTGCCAGGACAAGTAAGGGCACCAGCTGTATTCAAGTGTGTAAGAGTGACTTCAGTAGATGAAGGTGAAGATGAATATGCATATCAAGCTGTTGTCAAAATTGGTGGACATGTTTTCAAAGGTTTCTTATATGATCAAGGTCTTGATGAAccaaaagataataataattttccaaATTTATCTGATTTACATTTGGGTGCTGTTGCTACCAATGAACATCTTTATGCTGCTTCTACTAGTGGTGGTGGAGGATTACTTGGTGGAGGATCAAATTATGGTAATCAAATAAATTGA
- the LOC101254271 gene encoding protein LATERAL ROOT PRIMORDIUM 1 isoform X2: MWSASASSRQMQINYGLQPTEMGMFVVHPASFHQNHENTINFDPHGNSNDNSNLSNTNTSLGVGVGVIPLLTATPLSNMVTFDDQDLVRNNRGGNNGGFQFFSNEQQQNSTTNYNTKNSTSSNNIILGGGGSISSTTCQDCGNQAKKDCTHRRCRTCCKSRGYDCNTHVKSTWVPASRRRERQLMGASTTTTTTNRNVVAAGSSSQSTSSAKKPRLVNSQTTTTASHTSTSNNTPPRSFDTSSSHQGQVRAPAVFKCVRVTSVDEGEDEYAYQAVVKIGGHVFKGFLYDQGLDEPKDNNNFPNLSDLHLGAVATNEHLYAASTSGGGGLLGGGSNYGNQIN, from the exons ATGTGGTCTGCATCAGCATCGTCTAGACAGATGCAGATCAACTATGGCCTCCAACCTACAGAAATGGGTATGTTTGTTGTACATCCAGCATCTTTTCACCAAAACCATGAAAACACAATCAATTTTGATCCACATGGTAATAGTAATGACAACTCCAATCTCTCTAATACAAACACATCTCTTGGTGTTGGGGTTGGTGTCATCCCACTCCTCACAGCTACTCCTTTATCAAACATGGTTACATTTGATGATCAAGATTTGGTTAGAAATAATAGAGGTGGAAATAATGGTGGGTTTCAATTCTTCTCAaatgaacaacaacaaaattccACTACTAATtataatactaaaaatagtaCTAGTAGTAACAATATTATTCTTGGAGGTGGGGGTTCAATTTCATCAACAACTTGTCAAGATTGTGGTAATCAAGCAAAAAAAGATTGTACACATAGAAGATGTAGAACTTGTTGTAAGAGTAGAGGTTATGATTGTAACACACATGTAAAGAGTACTTGGGTACCAGCTTCAAGAAGGCGTGAGAGGCAACTAATGGGtgcatcaacaacaacaacaacaacaaatagaaATGTTGTAGCAGCTGGATCTTCTTCCCAATCAACATCAAGTGCTAAGAAACCTAGACTTGTCAATTCTCAAACAACTACAACAGCTTCACATACTTCTACTTCAAATAATACACCTCCAAGAAGTTTTGACACTAGCTCTAGTCATCAAG GACAAGTAAGGGCACCAGCTGTATTCAAGTGTGTAAGAGTGACTTCAGTAGATGAAGGTGAAGATGAATATGCATATCAAGCTGTTGTCAAAATTGGTGGACATGTTTTCAAAGGTTTCTTATATGATCAAGGTCTTGATGAAccaaaagataataataattttccaaATTTATCTGATTTACATTTGGGTGCTGTTGCTACCAATGAACATCTTTATGCTGCTTCTACTAGTGGTGGTGGAGGATTACTTGGTGGAGGATCAAATTATGGTAATCAAATAAATTGA